Within Hoplias malabaricus isolate fHopMal1 chromosome 16, fHopMal1.hap1, whole genome shotgun sequence, the genomic segment CAGAACTACCTCAGCTTCTCGAATAAAAAACATTTGCTGCTATCAATCAACTGCACTATTACTCTTCACAAGCTGCTATTCTATGCACCTTTGATGTTATGGTTTCCATAATGTATTTGCACTTTACTATTTGTACGTTTGATATAGTCTACTCTCCCCTTCCCCAAGCCCCCCTCTCCATtctatgttttattatattgtatttgtgGCCTACATGTCTGTctgtaaatatgtatgtataaGATGATAGAGAAATGGCATTTCGTTTCTTCTGTGTTTCCTAGAAATATAGtggaattgacaataaaaattCTTGAATCCAGAAGTagcaaaacaaccccaaacCATCTGTGAATGTCCACCATGTTTGACTGTAAGGACTCTGTTCTTTACTCTATAGGCCTCATTCtgttttttgtaaatgtgtaatAATGTACTTTGCCAAAAAACTCTATTTTTGTCTTAGCTGTCGACAAGATATTCTCTTGGGAGGATCCTAACATAGCATCAAATTGTGAAGGATAGTGCAGGCTTACATTTTACTCAATGCTGTGCCTGCAGGTTAGCTTGAATTTGGAAGATGATTGCGATTGTTGTCCAGTCCTATGAAGAATCAGTCATTGCAATCTTCCTTTAATTTTTCGCTTCTGTCCATGTCCAGGGAGGTAAGTTAAAATGCCGTGGACTCATAATCTTCTACTTGACTTTGTGCACAGTAGACACAGGAACATTAGGACTTCTGCATATATACAGTACTTGTAGCCTTGAGACTGTTGTGCTTTTCCACAGTTTTTTATTGGACCTATGTGGAAATGATTAAACTGGActtttttctgttgtgtttgtgttattctgatgcaaagaaagaaataaaatgtgaaaaccAAAGCATCTGTAATTGCAACACTGTTCTGGAAGAAACACAGCATGTTGTGGAAAAACACTATGTTGATAAATTTACCATCATATCATTGGTCTGATGCCAGATTAAATAAACTGATGACGTTCTTATCTTCTTTGTTGCTTTGGGATGTTTCCAACTTCTTTTTGGTAATGGTGTCTACTGAGGTGACAAAACCTCAAAAGTTACATCTTACTCACCATCTACACAGGAATTTAACTGCTAACTGAGGAAACTTTTATCTGTATCTGCCAGAATGTGAAAAGTAAACGTACATGGGAGGGGTGGTAAGCACCAGTTAACTTAAAAAACTGTTTTTGGCTTATCAGAGTAAAACGTTAAGATATCAGATGCAATGACTGCTATGTCAAAGCAAATTTATCTGGGTCAAATATATTTATGATCCAAGTTGGTGATTTACCAATGTATAAAACTATACAATGCAAAATGCTATATATATTAGCCTGAAAATGCTAGCTAGTAGCTAACTAGCTTGTCACTATGAAAAGTGACCCTTGTCAAAGCTGAAAGTATACTAAAGTTATGTTGTTTTGGAACCACTTATTTGTACTAAATCATGACAAATggaatttaaattatattaagttaCACTTAATATATACTGAATATACTAGTCATATGTTATTTTTGTCACCTTTCTAATGCAACTGCAATATGTTTCTATGAGCTGCCTGCCTGAACtcttaaacatattaaaatgagcttaaaaatgaagaaaacataaaataagtgtcactaatataaacaAGCAATCAGACCATGTCAAAATAAAGTGtaacttaatttaatttaaattacttATTAGTAATGAGTTGGTACAAATAATTGGTTCAAgaataatacaatttaaatacacTCTCTTTTTTCACAAGCTGAGCCAGTTGCTGTGGGCTAAATTCAACCAGCAGAGTGATGTACTGAGGAAAGGTCAGTCTCAAAAGGTTGGGGGAACTTTAAGGAGGGAGAGACAATTCCTATTTTACTGCATCTTTGATAAATGAACTGTTGAACAGTGATTTGCACTCATCTTCCAGATGGTGGTTTGTTCTCAAGTTCACAAAAGTATAGAAAAACTGGTTTTGCACAGTTCTTCATTTAATTTTGATTTGTCATATTCATTAAATTCTAATCCAGTAGTTGTTTTACTGAACAAACTCTTGTGCTGTTTAGTctgttttggaaaagttacaattCTGAtgttaaacaaatttattttaataaatgcgaagaaaatgaaaataaatttaatatcATTTGTTTGGATTTATTAAAATCCTTGTGCAGGACTGATCAGCAGTTAATGAGAATATTTATAAGGaactcaaaacacacactagaaaaataaaatttcatGTAATTTTGCCACTCACAGATAATATTGCCTTATTTGCCTAATTGTTTTCTTGAGAAATGTAGGGAGAATCTAAAGGGTTCAAAAAATCTCAGGTACCACAGTACAAAACTGTGAAGTACATCAGAGCTTCATTTACTGCTTTTGAATATTCAGAATTAAAATTGCATGTTAAATTTGTGAGGTtttgtctcctttgtagtcttCACCATCTGCAGGAAGCTGGAAACCACCCAAAGAAACAAAGATAAGAATAAACATTTCATCAGATGGTTTTATCTGGGTTCTAGTGGAGCTAGTGGTAAAGTTATCAACAtagtgttttacacaacatGCTGTGTTTCTGTAGTATCCCTtgcaattatataataataattattattaatatgataCTACTATATAGCTCTCTTTCTGCACATTGTCATGGACAAAAATTGATCAAAGTTTCTTCAGTAAAGAAAactgttctatatagaaccctgaacacttgaagaaactattgcatgattaaaagaatttctgcattattgaagagttcaaattgatggagaatgtgctatatatTGTTCTATATAGCAACTTTCAGTTTCTATATTGTTATGATGTCAAGCTTGTAACAATAGAGGAACTGTTTTTTTgtaccgtatagaacccttctctaaaaggtgctatatagaaacATCTCGAGCACATTATCTATCAATATGAAAAACCATtttatgatgcaaagaaccatttcctttaattaagaacccttgtagaaccatcatttttaagagtgtaggagaaacactttaaatattcattccttcattcattgtctgtaaccgcttatccagttcagggtcgtgctgggtctggagcctaccctgaatcactgggcacaaggcaggaacacactctggagggggcaccagtccttcatagggcgacagacactcacacattcactcacaaaagCAAATTTAAAAGAAAGTTAGTTACAAATTTGGTGAACAGAACTGAACTTGATTAATGAGAAACAATATGAATGATGGATGTACAGTGTTCAAAGCTGTTTTAGACAAGACAGCCATCACAACCAAAGATTTAGACAGTCAACCCTTGGAACAGAAACTTGGCAATTTTCCACTGAGCTACTGAACCACACAGGCTATGTGTGCGATTATGTGTGTTTGACATGTACCTGACTGACTGAGGGGCAACAGTGCAGCCGGCAGTAGGAGCAGATGAACCAGAGCCATAACTCTatgctttttgttttaatattttatatttaataccaATTGTTtcttaataaaacaaataataatttctTATCTGAGAGTGTGTGGTTTACTTTCACAGTGTCACAAATTAGAGACAGAGTTATTGCTGAGTCAGTGCTGAGTATGGGATGTTAACATGGGGTTCTTTTGGTTTCTTTTTCAACTCTTGATTGATCTTGGCTCTATCATTTTCTGGTATTACAGCTAACAACAAAACTGGGCCGCTAATGTACTTCCACAAGCGCCTTGCGCTGTTGTTGGTCCAGGGATGCTTGGttagcagcagttcaaaaagaaccAATGGCTGGCTTTACACAAAATacgaaaaataaaaaatgtaatttactaCCACTGCACTCAAACTGTGAAAAGTGTAATTTTGTACAaaccataaatatataaataaaatgtactggTGAACATTTCCCAAAATCATTAGGCCTACTACATAATAGAAAGCCTAAACTGCCCTGCAAGTTCGTCTCTGAATAAACTATTAAAGCTGATTTTTAAAGCTGATAACTTGTGTTGAGTTATGTTGAGACTACTCATAATCTGATTACCAAACATGATTAGAACCAGAAACGGATTCCCTTAAATAAGTAATCATAGTTCCTTCTAATTTACTCTTTAAGAACTTGGTAGGGCAACATATATAAATCTGTTTAataatttcagtttttcaaGTGTGTTTATGATCCACATAATTTACTCTTAAAAATAGAGTCCCCTCAGCAATTATTAACACCACAGGTAAAGATGAGAAAAAGTTTCAGAAAAcgtttttaaatttgtttttgttattcctCCTGAGGTTtcccctaccctcctccaaaagttacatagttcagtaactgcagtgctgagttGAGCAGCAATGAAAGGCTCTATACTTCATAATACAGGCAAGTGAAGCATCactatgattttgaagctgtattttaaggtaaaaatattacatagtgttcctttaactgaaGTAAATATATTGTGAGGAAAACAATCCCTTATTAATAACtaattatatttaacaaaaccACATTGTATCATGGTACCAATAACCAATGGCGGCTGGTGAAAAATATTGTGGTGTACTGTTTGCACCACATTTTCAGTTACAACAACCATCCAATAgcaatttaacatttaatactGCAGAACACCCAAGCTCTGTGAATATCAGTCATTTTAATAGACATTAAAAAACAATCAGCAAATGAATAGTTAtaaaaattgaaataaatttCAGCTCTAATGTGCTTAGATTTAAGGTACATTATGTTATATGAATCATTACATTAGAGACTAGTTCAGAAACATGCTGATGTTTTAGCAAAAACACCAATAAAACATTATAAGGAATTCCCATATTGCTGGATCATATTGTATATATATGCAAAGAACActgcatctctttctctctgtcactctctcgttgtgtgcgtgtgtttgtgtatacgtgtgtgtgtataggtgtgtgtgtgtctaaaccGAGCTCTTTGACCTGTGGTTTCTTTACCAATAATAACCAGGTGTCCTGTGTTCACCATTAAGCGACTCTGCTCAGGGTTAAATATGAAGTACCATGAGATGTCCAATTCAAGGACAATGGCTGAAATTATGTTGATATCTGCATATTTTCTCTCAGCAGcggtttctgattggctgttatTCTGCATTCACCCATATTGCCTACAGCATTCAACATATTGCCTACTGCAGCCAATGGAAACATTACTCTATATCCACAATATATTTCCTATATTAcacattgttttatatttgtagtATACTCAGTTTTCAAATAAGTAGTTATTATTGCAGTATACAGCATGAGATAACAAATGACATCTGTAGTGATGGAGTAGTGATGAAAATCACAACTGGTTTTTAAGGCAGAAATGGTTTATTTATAGTGAAGTATCAAGTTCTAGATGATGTTCGAATGACAGTGCTTCATCCATATTCAGTCAACATTTAACCTTACATTCTTTTACAATGGCATAGGTTTAACAACATAGGCTCTTCCTTCAGTGAACTGAAACACCACTACAACCAAATAAAGGCctctttacagtggaattactGGTGTTCAATGATTTTCTTGATCCAGGGCATGAATGCAGAAATATTAGTGTAGACATTTGGTTTTGTGGGTTTGTCACAGTTGTTCTCCTCGGTGAAGGAAACAATGCCAACTGCAGTGTTATTACACACCAGAGGACCACCAGAGTCCCCCTGCAACAAAACATAAGCAACATTAACACACTGCTGAACTAAACCTTTATAAAGCTTCTgctaatttttttgttttttttcataccAGGGATAAAGCTTAGACCTTGACTAAATTGTACTTTTAGTAGTTAATCTACTAAAATTCAGAATGCTGGGTAGTTTATTACAAGATTTAAACCTGATCCAGGAAACCGAAATCTTCATGTAAAAACTTGGGTTTAAGGGGGTTTAATCTTAGGGATAATTTACCTGACAAACTCCACCTTTTTTACCACCTGCACACAGTATGTTGGTGTAGTTCCAGAATTTTCCACAATTTTTAAAGACGTCGACGTTCGTCTCCAGAAGTACGTTACTAGTAGTTCCGTTGGTTTTAATTCTTCCCCAACCAGCTACGCTGCAAGACCCATCTATGTCTTTGCTTAGTTTAGAGATGGAAATCTTTGCAGCATTCTTGCTGTTTTCAGTCGACTTTCCTAGCTGTAACAAAGGCAAGAAAATTAGTTAAATGTTGTAAACAAAACTGAACTTGATTAATATGAGAGAATCTGGTTGATGGAGCATGGTGCGAGAATAAATATTGGGTAAAATTACATTTGCTGAATGTTGTTCTGGGGTTGCATTGTTTAAGAATCAGTAAGGTTACTAACAGCACTGCTCTTAATTTAAACCTGCTCTGAGTCCCTGTTATTTTGAGGTGCacaaaaaatctaaaaaaaaagcttctccTCTATTCAGCAGATATGAACATAACatcatttttttctcctcatccAGTTCATAACTTTCCTCAGTTCTATTCCAGTTCCAGTATTCCAGGTAAAAcctttagatttttattttgtttgtttctcttgtGTAAACTCAATACAGAGTCATATCAGAATATTATGTGCTCTTCCTTATTTctatattcactgtccattgtctcagcttcactgaccatacaggagcactttctacttctacaattacagagtgtagtccatctgttgctgtgcacACATTGTTTGTCGCTCTTCAcgctgttcttcaatggtcaggacccccacagagcagagagtatgatttggtggtggatcattctcagtgctgcagtgacacggacacagtgttatttctgacagctgatttttatttagttttaatctTAGTTTTTAGACTAAAATGTGTATTACGTTTAGTCTTATTTTAATCATTGAATTCTTCTCAgatttagtctggtttaagtcAAAGAAATGTTTGTGTACTTTTAgtccattaaataaacatttagtaatgtagtaaaataaaccaACATTACCAAAATGGATagtgaaatatatgaaaatggtaaataaaaatgcaaaccaAGATCAATTTCCAATTTTGCTTCTCACCTGTTCCCATCACACACCCCACAGTTAGAATACCTCTGCTCTACAGACTCACCAACCAAAGTGGGCTTGAGTATCCTATAGAAATAGTGTTGAGTTGATTTTTATGTAGTGAATGAGTTCCTAAGAGTCCTTTATTCTGTTGAAGTGTAATGTAACTAAAGTGCTAATGTATCTATTTCTAGCAGAAATATCCTCCTATATTGTAGTATATTGCGTATACACCATTAACCTTCAGTTCCTCACACTCATAACAACATACCTTTCATACACAGAGAAGTTactattaattttataataCACTGAAAGGCATGTCCTAATATCAATACCTGTACAATAAAGCTAGGCTGACAGTAAATAGCAGAGTTTACCTTCAAAAGCATGATGTCATTGCTGTAGGGAGGGTACTGGAACTCTGGATGAATGTGGTGCTCCTTTACTGCTATACGCTCAAAGTCATTGGACTTCAGATCATAAGCTCCGATCACTGCTGTCACTTCTGCCTTATCCAGTCCTTTACTAGAGGAACCAAGAGACAGTAACTTGTTGAGAAATGGTTTTCTTTACTCAGTTTACTCCCCAGTTTAGTAATTGTCCACTTCTGTCATTACTACTAGgttacacacaatcacaccatgcTGACAAACTGTGAAGACTAGCACATGCTTCTTCTGATACGTGTGAAGCCAGCCTCCAACAAACTGCCAGTGACCTAATATCATGTCAGATTTAACAAGCTAAGTTATCTTTCCTATGTAAAGTTGCTGTGTTGgagataaaataattatttacaattGTGATGAGTGTAgtatctcagctccactgaacatacaggGTTACTTTCTCAGTGAGTCAACGCTGCTGTGACAATGaggtagtggtggtgtgttactgtgtgtggcACTGATaaatgtggatcagacacggcagtgctgctggagtttttaaactcctccaTGTAAAATGTCCCTTTTAAAAAGGGTAAACATCTGCTGCCACAGAGCTCTAGAGTCTTGGGGTTGCAGGCTCGATTCTCGTCTGTATAGATCTACTTCAGATTTCCTCTCACAATCCAAAAATACATGATAGGTGgcttgactgtgtgaaattgtccacaggtgtgagtgactatgttcgtgtgtaatgccctgtgatggaccagCACCCTgcccagtgtgtattcctgccttgtgtggtgtgtgacgTGTGGTGAAGTGTAACTATTGTAACTTACTTACATTTACATCTATGGGAAAGAAAGAAGCGTAAAAATGATAGTGACTATTACATTTCTGTTAGTgtgatttttaattaaaacacagaagAACAACTATTGCAGGATGTAATAAGACTTCAAAAATACTATAATGTTAAGTATACAGTACTGTTAAACAAGAAATATCCTGACATATATACTAAATGTgccatggggcggcacggtggtgcagtaggtagtgtcgcagtcacacagctccagggacctggaggttgtgggttcaagtcctgctccgggtgactgtctgtgaggagtttggtgtgttctccctgggtctgtgtgggtttcctcccatggtcaaaaagcacatgttggtaggtggactggcgactcaaaagtgtgtgtgtgtaaccctgtgaaggactggtgtgtttctgccttgcacccagtgattccgggtaggcaccggacccaccatgacactgaattgaataagcgcttacagacaatgaagaaATCTGCCATAATCTTTACATGggccacattttatttttgtgcattttcaatttagcaaacaaacagaaactagGCAGAAGTGTTAGTCAGATAAAAAGGTCAGTTTGCCCAAAAGTATTCAGTAAAAAAAGAGCAtactctgtccagcagtgtgcAGCCGTCATGACAAAGAGATCAGACacgaggaaacccccacaggtGTGCGCCCTGTTTCCTTGAACAGAAACCATGTAGGGTCTGGAGTGGGGCTTTGCCACTGTGCCGTTCACGATACCCACATTCAcactggctgagagagagagagagagagagagagagagagagagagatgcaggaTTTCAGTACAGAGACATGCTGGTTATAAGTACTTACTGGTATGTATATTTTTCACTCTTCTCAGAAACAACACTGAACCAAAGCTCTATCACCagccactgccattaaacaacGTACATTTTAAAAGATATACTGCAGCAAACTTGGTAAATGAAATCAATGGAAATTAATCAACGTTTCTTATATCTGTGATATTGATTATGTTCAGTCGACTGCTATGATCAGGTAATAATAAGCTCTTAGATTATATATGTTTCTTCTAGACATATCCTTGTTTAAGAAAATCTATCAAAATATTGGCCAATAATCTTCATTTTgcttaaataaatcaacatttttgaGAGTTtgcaaattaaaattttcacaATTTTCAATCTTCTGTGCAAGGGCACTTCAGGTGTGAATATTGCTGTCTCTAAATTCAGTTTTCTAACTTTTAAGCCATTGCCGCACATAATTTGAGATATTTGTGAgttttttaaatgtccaaaaagCATTTATAGAACTGACTGTTCAAGTTTACTAATCAGTTTTAGGTGATATACAGAATTAAGAAGTTTATGCGCCGACACgtgtaaattaaaaaagaaatcataCTTTTTTATTCTGATTACACTTAAATTGTATCCTGTTCTAATTTCATAATTAAGATTCCGCATTGTTCCAGTCTTCCCAAACACTGGAGctgttcacatttacatttgatttcaTTTGGCAGATTCTTTTATCCAGAGCAAGTTACAGTTTAATCCTGTTGCAAATGTGAGCCAATGGCCAATGTAGTGTTGGAGTCTTTGCAAATGGCCATTATTGGTGTAGCACTTGGGGGTTCTCCAGCCACACAATTAACCTTCCAGAGCACTATAAATAGTATAGGGTTCATAGCTGTTTTAGAGAAGACAGCCGTCACAACCAAAGATTTAGACCCTCAACCCTTGGAGCTGAAAGCTGACAATTTTCCCCTGAGCTACTGGACAacacagactgtgtgtgtgattatgtgtgtgtgacacttaCCTGAGTGACCGAGGGGCAGCAGTACAGCCGGCAGTAGGAGCAGATGAACCAGAGCCATGACTCTATGCTTTATGTTCTCCACAGTGAGGGAGAAGATATTAAATACTAATGGCTCCTCCTTAAAAATAGATAATTTCCTGTACATTTCCTGTGTGGTTTACTTTCATAGAGACAGTGTCAAAAAGAATCAACGGCTGACTTCACATGAAATATGGCagtaaaaatatgtattatttcCTACTACTGCACACAAATTGTGAAAAGTAGAAGTAGGCCTGTAGTACAAACTATTCATTAATTGATTGTTTGTAACCTCTTAGCCAATTCAGGATCGCAGTTAGTCCAGAACCTATCCAggttcactgggcgcaaggcaggaacataacgtggagggggcaccagacaTACACAGGGCGGCACatattcacacttttgagtcgccaatccacctacaaacatgtgtttatggactgtgg encodes:
- the LOC136672006 gene encoding mast cell protease 1A-like yields the protein MALVHLLLLPAVLLPLGHSASVNVGIVNGTVAKPHSRPYMVSVQGNRAHTCGGFLVSDLFVMTAAHCWTDKGLDKAEVTAVIGAYDLKSNDFERIAVKEHHIHPEFQYPPYSNDIMLLKLGKSTENSKNAAKISISKLSKDIDGSCSVAGWGRIKTNGTTSNVLLETNVDVFKNCGKFWNYTNILCAGGKKGGVCQGDSGGPLVCNNTAVGIVSFTEENNCDKPTKPNVYTNISAFMPWIKKIIEHQ